Proteins from one Nitrobacteraceae bacterium AZCC 2146 genomic window:
- a CDS encoding hypothetical protein (product_source=Hypo-rule applied; cleavage_site_network=SignalP-noTM; pfam=PF11064; transmembrane_helix_parts=Inside_1_12,TMhelix_13_35,Outside_36_275), which produces MRQNWKFLRIGRRLALMAAIGLAASVALTPHHAAAQGFFDFLFGGGPPQTQKQQRKGALPPEANFFADPFGLNTPAAPPPRPVQSAGGSGPAFCVRSCDGKYFPLGRSASPVQMCQAFCPASTTKVFFGSSIDGASSNTGERYADSENAFAYRKALKADCTCNGRDPAGLAPVDLTLDSSLRPGDVIATTNGLVAYSGVRVGTGQTAEFTPVASYPGLTSDVRARLGEMKVAPVSAEMIAEEAPMPETRDVAPAPAVTVVPKSAPAARAKRADLD; this is translated from the coding sequence TTGCGTCAAAACTGGAAGTTTTTGCGGATCGGGCGCCGGCTGGCGCTCATGGCAGCTATCGGCCTTGCCGCATCGGTCGCGCTGACGCCGCATCATGCGGCCGCGCAAGGCTTCTTCGACTTCCTGTTCGGCGGCGGCCCGCCGCAGACACAAAAGCAGCAGCGCAAGGGCGCCCTGCCGCCGGAAGCGAATTTCTTCGCCGATCCGTTCGGCCTGAACACCCCCGCCGCGCCGCCGCCGCGCCCCGTGCAAAGCGCCGGTGGCTCCGGCCCGGCATTTTGCGTGCGCAGCTGCGACGGCAAGTATTTCCCCCTGGGCCGCAGCGCCAGCCCGGTCCAGATGTGCCAGGCGTTCTGTCCGGCCAGCACCACAAAAGTGTTCTTCGGCAGCAGCATCGACGGCGCCTCGTCGAACACTGGCGAGCGCTACGCCGACTCGGAAAACGCCTTTGCCTATCGCAAGGCACTGAAGGCCGACTGCACCTGCAACGGCCGCGATCCCGCCGGTCTCGCCCCGGTCGATCTGACGCTGGACAGCTCATTGCGCCCCGGCGATGTGATCGCCACCACCAATGGCTTGGTCGCTTATTCCGGCGTCCGCGTCGGCACGGGACAGACCGCGGAATTCACCCCGGTAGCGTCCTATCCCGGCCTGACGTCCGATGTTCGCGCCAGACTCGGCGAGATGAAGGTGGCGCCGGTCTCGGCGGAGATGATCGCCGAGGAAGCGCCGATGCCGGAAACCCGCGACGTCGCGCCGGCGCCGGCCGTCACGGTGGTACCGAAAAGTGCACCCGCCGCCCGCGCCAAGCGCGCGGATCTGGACTGA
- a CDS encoding hypothetical protein (product_source=Hypo-rule applied; superfamily=54373) produces the protein MSTIAFDPFALTRIADFARSLSRLHLVARRHRIDDDQFDREFNAVCLSVWGYTTDDFSDELFSLEDHSFLDTLDEAHARIFAAEQGYDLVDDNGMLTDWWGYCWMILAEKRGLLTPENRAAARAEIEDKYLSAPNVIGVIVGR, from the coding sequence ATGTCCACCATTGCCTTCGATCCGTTCGCACTCACCCGGATCGCCGATTTCGCGCGATCGCTGTCACGGCTGCATCTGGTCGCCCGCCGTCATCGTATCGATGACGATCAGTTTGACCGCGAATTCAACGCGGTCTGCCTGTCGGTGTGGGGCTACACGACCGACGATTTCAGCGACGAGTTGTTCTCGCTCGAGGACCACAGCTTTCTCGACACGCTGGACGAGGCGCATGCGCGGATCTTCGCCGCCGAGCAGGGCTACGACCTCGTCGACGACAACGGCATGCTGACCGACTGGTGGGGCTATTGCTGGATGATTCTGGCCGAGAAGCGCGGATTGCTGACGCCGGAAAACCGCGCTGCGGCGCGCGCCGAGATCGAGGACAAGTACCTGTCGGCGCCGAATGTCATCGGCGTCATCGTCGGGCGCTGA
- a CDS encoding starch phosphorylase (product_source=KO:K00688; cath_funfam=3.40.50.2000; cog=COG0058; ko=KO:K00688; pfam=PF00343; superfamily=53756; tigrfam=TIGR02093), which produces MPDQSNPQKFQPQNAPIDELALTEIKSAILTKLTLAIGKEVSFATRHDWYKAAALALRDRMVHRWLLSEKESYDAGRKRVYYLSLEFLIGRLFTDALNNMGLLPLFDAALGDLGVSLDDLRKCEPDAALGNGGLGRLAACFMESMATLAIPAFGYGIRYDFGLFRQIISHGWQQEYPDEWLGFGNPWELQRPEVMYHVHFGGSIETVDDGRGRKSVVWHPGETVEAVAYDTPIVGWRGQHVNALRLWSARAPDPLKLDVFNTGDYLGASAEQARAEAICKFLYPNDESAAGRELRLRQEYFFVSASLQDLVKRHLSSDGQLRGLATKAAVQMNDTHPSLAIAELMRILVDHHNMRWDAAWQITTATLSYTNHTLLPEALETWPVELFQRLLPRHLEIIYRINEAHLDRADATRPGDTVYRASVSIIDETAGRRVRMGNLAFIGSHRINGVSAMHSELMKQTVFHDLNQLYPGRITNKTNGITFRRWLMLANPKLTDLLRATCGEAVLDDPTRLQRLEAFAGDASFQQQFRKVKLHNKVALARVIGEKLGIQADPTALFDVQIKRIHEYKRQLLNLLETVALYHAIKDEPNKDWVPRVKIFAGKAAASYRYAKLIIKLINDVAEVVNRDTTIGDKLKVAFLPDYNVSLAEIIIPAADLSEQISTAGMEASGTGNMKLSLNGALTIGTLDGANIEIRDHVGPENIAIFGMDAAEVVARRARGLDASDVIGKSPHLARAITAIESGAFSPDDPGRFASVGHALRHLDHYVVSADFDSYYEAQRGIDTRWKAGSAWSRASVLNVARMAWFSSDRTIREYAEDIWDVPVAGEPPSSLALPTQRKVP; this is translated from the coding sequence TTGCCAGATCAATCGAACCCACAAAAATTCCAGCCGCAGAACGCGCCGATCGACGAGTTGGCACTGACCGAAATCAAGAGCGCCATCCTGACCAAGCTGACGCTCGCGATCGGCAAGGAAGTGTCGTTCGCCACCCGGCACGACTGGTACAAGGCCGCGGCGCTGGCGCTGCGCGACCGCATGGTGCACCGCTGGCTGCTGTCCGAGAAGGAGAGCTACGACGCCGGCCGCAAGCGGGTCTACTATCTCAGCCTGGAATTTCTGATCGGCCGGCTGTTCACCGACGCACTCAACAATATGGGCCTGCTGCCACTGTTCGACGCAGCGCTGGGCGATCTCGGCGTCAGCCTCGACGATCTCCGCAAATGCGAGCCCGATGCGGCGCTCGGCAACGGCGGCCTCGGCCGGCTTGCCGCCTGCTTCATGGAGAGCATGGCGACGCTCGCCATTCCCGCCTTCGGTTATGGCATCCGCTACGATTTCGGCCTGTTCCGGCAGATCATCTCGCACGGCTGGCAGCAGGAATATCCCGACGAGTGGCTCGGCTTCGGCAATCCCTGGGAATTGCAGCGGCCGGAGGTGATGTACCACGTCCATTTCGGCGGCAGCATCGAGACCGTCGACGATGGCCGCGGCCGCAAGAGCGTGGTCTGGCACCCCGGCGAGACCGTGGAAGCGGTCGCCTATGACACGCCGATCGTCGGCTGGCGCGGCCAGCACGTCAACGCGCTCAGGCTGTGGTCGGCGCGGGCACCGGATCCGCTCAAACTCGACGTCTTCAACACCGGCGACTATCTCGGCGCCAGCGCCGAGCAGGCACGCGCCGAGGCGATCTGCAAATTCCTCTATCCGAACGACGAGAGCGCCGCCGGCCGCGAATTGCGGCTGCGCCAGGAATATTTCTTCGTCTCGGCATCGCTGCAAGACCTGGTGAAACGACATCTGTCATCGGACGGGCAATTGCGCGGGCTGGCCACCAAGGCCGCGGTGCAGATGAACGATACCCATCCCAGCCTCGCCATCGCCGAACTGATGCGGATTCTGGTCGACCACCACAACATGCGCTGGGACGCGGCGTGGCAGATCACCACCGCGACGCTGTCCTACACCAACCACACCCTGCTGCCCGAAGCGCTGGAGACCTGGCCGGTCGAACTGTTCCAGCGGCTGCTGCCGCGGCATCTTGAAATCATCTACCGCATCAACGAGGCGCATCTCGATCGCGCCGACGCCACCCGTCCCGGCGACACCGTGTATCGCGCCTCGGTCTCGATCATCGACGAGACCGCCGGCCGCCGCGTCCGCATGGGCAACCTCGCCTTCATCGGCTCGCACCGTATCAACGGCGTCTCGGCGATGCATTCGGAACTGATGAAGCAGACCGTGTTTCACGATCTCAACCAGCTTTATCCCGGCCGCATCACCAACAAGACCAACGGCATCACCTTCCGCCGCTGGCTGATGCTGGCCAATCCGAAACTCACCGACCTCTTGCGCGCGACCTGCGGCGAGGCCGTGCTCGACGATCCCACCCGGCTGCAGCGTCTCGAAGCCTTTGCCGGCGACGCCTCGTTCCAGCAGCAGTTCCGCAAGGTCAAGCTGCACAACAAGGTCGCGCTGGCGCGCGTGATCGGTGAGAAGCTCGGCATCCAGGCCGATCCTACCGCGCTGTTCGACGTGCAGATCAAGCGCATCCACGAATACAAGCGACAGCTGCTCAACCTGCTGGAGACCGTGGCGCTGTACCACGCCATCAAGGACGAGCCGAACAAGGACTGGGTGCCCCGCGTCAAGATTTTTGCCGGCAAAGCAGCGGCGAGCTATCGCTACGCCAAACTGATCATCAAGCTGATCAACGACGTCGCCGAAGTCGTCAACCGCGACACCACGATCGGCGATAAGCTCAAGGTCGCATTCCTGCCGGACTACAATGTCAGCCTCGCGGAAATCATCATTCCCGCCGCCGACCTCTCGGAGCAGATTTCCACGGCAGGCATGGAGGCCTCCGGCACCGGCAACATGAAACTCTCGCTGAACGGCGCGCTGACCATCGGCACGCTGGACGGCGCCAACATCGAGATCCGCGATCATGTCGGCCCGGAGAATATCGCGATCTTCGGCATGGACGCCGCCGAAGTCGTGGCGCGCCGCGCCCGCGGCCTCGACGCGTCAGACGTGATCGGCAAATCGCCGCATCTCGCCCGCGCCATTACGGCCATCGAGAGCGGCGCGTTTTCGCCCGACGATCCCGGTCGTTTCGCTTCGGTCGGCCATGCGCTGCGCCATCTCGACCACTACGTGGTATCAGCCGATTTCGACTCGTACTACGAGGCACAGCGCGGCATCGACACGCGGTGGAAGGCGGGTTCGGCCTGGAGCCGTGCCAGCGTCCTCAACGTCGCGCGGATGGCCTGGTTCTCGTCGGACCGCACGATCCGCGAATATGCCGAGGACATCTGGGATGTCCCGGTCGCCGGCGAACCGCCGTCATCGCTGGCGCTGCCAACGCAGCGCAAGGTGCCGTAG
- a CDS encoding hypothetical protein (product_source=Hypo-rule applied; superfamily=50814): MADIMSILASGYTSSALVTPSNTPYTNVDAKSYEGTWSGTYSNNAAFKFTVSDVSGFRAQVKYQSGTTVKYQSVLIKDNSFRIGDSKFTLGNAGSATIKTALTDPVTSNTSLITGTATQAT; the protein is encoded by the coding sequence ATGGCCGACATCATGAGCATTCTGGCGTCGGGCTATACGTCCTCGGCGCTCGTCACGCCATCGAATACGCCTTACACCAATGTGGATGCCAAGAGCTACGAAGGCACCTGGAGCGGCACCTATTCGAACAACGCGGCCTTCAAGTTCACCGTCTCTGATGTCAGCGGATTCCGCGCGCAGGTGAAATACCAGAGCGGAACCACGGTGAAATACCAGAGCGTGCTGATCAAGGACAATTCGTTCCGGATCGGCGACAGCAAGTTCACGCTAGGCAATGCCGGGAGCGCCACGATCAAGACGGCGTTGACCGATCCGGTGACCAGCAATACCAGCCTGATCACCGGCACGGCGACGCAGGCGACCTGA
- a CDS encoding phosphoenolpyruvate carboxykinase (ATP) (product_source=KO:K01610; cath_funfam=3.40.449.10,3.90.228.20; cog=COG1866; ko=KO:K01610; pfam=PF01293; superfamily=53795,68923; tigrfam=TIGR00224): MFVTIRSPDYGPTGYIKGYRGRCATGDNRTDGVRGLKEESSVQETGVRNGAFGADKFGLKNLKAVNWNLGAPQLYEHALRAGEAELSADGALCADTGEFTGRSPKDKFTVRDASTENMWWEGNQSITSEQFEALYVDFKKHAEGMTLFAQDLYGGADPSFQIKTRVFTELAWHSLFIRTLLIRPEAAALKDFVPELTIIDLPSFRADPKRHGVRSENVVAIDFARKIVLIGGSYYAGEMKKSVFTTLNYYLPAKGVMPMHCSANVGPNGDSAIFFGLSGTGKTTLSADPKRTLIGDDEHGWGKDGIFNFEGGCYAKCIKLSQEAEPAIYAASKRFGAVLENVVLDERTRTPDFDDGSKTENTRSAYPLDFIPNASHTGRAGQPKNVVMLAADAFGVMPPIAKLTPAQAMYHFLSGYTAKVAGTERGLGNEPQPEFSTCFGSPFLPLDPSVYGNMLRELIAKHNVDCWLVNTGWTGGKYGTGSRMPIKVTRALLTAALDGSLRSVEFRTDKYFGFAVPTALPGVPSEILDPVNTWKDKAEFDATARKLIGMFQKNFAKFEAQVDADVRAAAPDVRMAAE, translated from the coding sequence ATGTTCGTCACTATTAGATCGCCGGACTATGGCCCGACGGGCTATATTAAAGGCTACCGCGGCCGATGTGCGACTGGCGACAATCGCACAGATGGCGTCCGCGGACTCAAGGAGGAATCTTCTGTGCAAGAAACGGGCGTACGCAACGGTGCCTTTGGCGCCGACAAATTCGGACTGAAAAATCTCAAGGCCGTGAACTGGAATCTCGGCGCGCCTCAGCTCTATGAGCATGCGCTGCGCGCCGGCGAAGCCGAACTGTCCGCCGATGGCGCGCTGTGTGCCGACACCGGCGAATTCACCGGACGCAGCCCGAAGGACAAGTTCACAGTTCGTGACGCTTCCACCGAAAACATGTGGTGGGAAGGCAATCAGTCGATCACATCGGAGCAGTTCGAAGCGCTCTATGTCGACTTCAAGAAGCACGCCGAAGGCATGACGCTGTTCGCGCAGGACCTTTACGGCGGCGCCGATCCGAGCTTCCAGATCAAGACCCGCGTCTTCACCGAGCTGGCCTGGCACTCGCTGTTCATCCGTACGCTGCTGATCCGCCCGGAAGCGGCCGCGCTGAAGGACTTCGTGCCTGAGCTCACCATCATCGACCTGCCGAGCTTCCGCGCGGATCCCAAACGCCACGGCGTCCGCTCCGAGAACGTCGTGGCCATCGATTTCGCCCGCAAGATCGTCCTGATCGGCGGGTCTTATTATGCCGGCGAGATGAAGAAGTCGGTGTTCACCACGCTGAACTACTATCTGCCCGCCAAGGGCGTGATGCCGATGCATTGCTCGGCCAATGTCGGCCCCAATGGCGACAGCGCGATCTTCTTCGGCCTGTCCGGCACCGGCAAGACGACGCTGTCCGCCGACCCGAAGCGCACGCTGATCGGCGACGACGAACACGGCTGGGGCAAGGACGGCATCTTCAATTTTGAAGGCGGCTGCTACGCCAAGTGCATCAAGCTGTCGCAAGAAGCCGAGCCCGCGATCTATGCCGCGAGCAAGCGCTTCGGTGCGGTGCTGGAAAATGTCGTGCTCGACGAGCGCACCCGTACGCCGGATTTCGACGACGGCTCGAAGACCGAAAACACCCGCTCGGCCTATCCGCTCGACTTCATCCCGAATGCCTCGCACACTGGCCGTGCCGGCCAGCCGAAGAATGTGGTGATGCTCGCCGCCGACGCCTTCGGCGTGATGCCGCCGATCGCCAAGCTGACACCGGCGCAGGCGATGTATCACTTCCTGTCCGGCTACACCGCCAAGGTGGCCGGCACCGAACGTGGTCTGGGCAATGAGCCGCAGCCGGAATTCTCCACCTGCTTCGGTTCGCCGTTCCTGCCGCTCGATCCGTCCGTCTACGGCAACATGCTGCGCGAGCTGATCGCCAAGCACAATGTCGATTGCTGGCTGGTCAACACCGGCTGGACCGGCGGCAAATACGGCACCGGCAGCCGGATGCCAATCAAGGTGACGCGTGCATTGCTCACCGCGGCGCTGGACGGCTCGCTGCGATCAGTCGAATTCCGCACCGACAAGTACTTCGGCTTCGCGGTGCCGACCGCTCTGCCCGGCGTACCCTCAGAGATCCTTGATCCCGTCAACACCTGGAAGGACAAGGCCGAGTTCGATGCCACCGCGCGCAAGTTGATCGGCATGTTCCAGAAGAACTTTGCCAAGTTCGAAGCCCAGGTCGATGCCGACGTCCGCGCCGCCGCGCCGGATGTGAGGATGGCGGCGGAGTAA
- a CDS encoding putative heme iron utilization protein (product_source=COG0748; cath_funfam=2.30.110.10; cog=COG0748; ko=KO:K07226; pfam=PF10615,PF13883; superfamily=50475), which translates to MQPTPDFDPGRTARSLLRRSRQGALATLMSSSGAPYCSLVNLASHPDGSPILLISRLALHTRNVLADPRVSLMLDERAPGDPLEGARIMLAGTAEAAGESDVLNLRQRYLRAHPTAEVFVDFKDFSFFRIRPSSAHLVAGFGRIVDLAPEQFLTDLADAEGLLEAEEGAVAHMNADHLDALNLYATKLLGAAPGEWICTGCDPDGLDLQAGTHVLRLDFPRRIVTPSALRQVLRELAEKARAVNN; encoded by the coding sequence ATGCAGCCGACACCTGATTTCGATCCCGGGCGGACCGCCCGCTCATTGCTGCGGCGCAGCCGGCAGGGCGCGCTGGCGACCCTGATGTCATCAAGCGGCGCCCCCTATTGCTCGCTCGTCAACCTTGCCAGCCATCCCGACGGCTCTCCGATCCTGCTGATTTCACGCCTCGCGCTGCACACACGCAACGTCCTGGCCGACCCTCGGGTGTCGCTGATGCTCGACGAGCGCGCGCCGGGCGATCCGCTGGAGGGTGCGCGGATCATGCTGGCCGGCACGGCGGAAGCGGCCGGCGAAAGCGATGTTTTGAACCTGCGGCAGCGCTATCTCCGTGCCCATCCTACGGCGGAAGTGTTTGTGGACTTTAAGGATTTTTCGTTCTTCCGGATCCGGCCAAGCAGTGCTCATCTGGTGGCGGGCTTCGGGCGGATCGTCGATCTCGCGCCCGAGCAGTTTCTGACCGATCTTGCTGACGCAGAGGGATTGCTGGAGGCCGAGGAGGGCGCCGTTGCCCATATGAACGCCGATCACCTCGACGCGCTCAATCTCTATGCAACGAAGTTGCTGGGCGCCGCGCCGGGCGAATGGATCTGCACCGGCTGCGATCCCGATGGCCTCGACCTGCAGGCCGGTACGCATGTGCTGCGGCTGGATTTCCCGCGGCGGATTGTCACTCCGAGTGCGCTGCGGCAGGTGTTGCGAGAGTTGGCCGAGAAAGCGCGTGCAGTGAACAATTGA
- a CDS encoding two-component system response regulator ChvI (product_source=KO:K14981; cath_funfam=1.10.10.10,3.40.50.2300; cog=COG0745; ko=KO:K14981; pfam=PF00072,PF00486; smart=SM00448; superfamily=52172), producing MPTIALVDDDRNILTSVSIALEAEGYRIMTYTDGASALDGFRTSPPDLAILDIKMPRMDGMETLRRLRQKSDLPVIFLTSKDEEIDELFGLKMGADDFIRKPFSQRLLVERVKAVLRRAAPKDPTAVPKETDAKALDRGLLRMDPERHTCTWKNEPVTLTVTEFLILQALATRPGVVKSRNALMDAAYDDQVYVDDRTIDSHIKRLRKKFKVVDDDFEMIETLYGVGYRFKET from the coding sequence ATGCCCACAATCGCTTTGGTCGACGACGACCGCAACATTCTCACATCCGTCTCGATCGCGCTGGAAGCCGAAGGCTACCGCATCATGACCTACACGGATGGCGCGTCGGCGCTCGACGGCTTCCGCACCAGCCCGCCGGATCTGGCGATCCTCGATATCAAGATGCCGCGCATGGACGGCATGGAGACGTTGCGCCGGTTGCGGCAGAAGTCCGACCTGCCGGTGATCTTCCTGACTTCGAAGGACGAAGAGATCGATGAGTTGTTCGGCCTGAAGATGGGCGCCGACGATTTCATTCGCAAACCGTTCTCGCAACGTCTGCTGGTCGAGCGCGTCAAGGCCGTGTTGCGCCGTGCCGCGCCAAAAGACCCGACTGCCGTGCCGAAGGAAACCGACGCCAAGGCGCTGGACCGCGGGCTGCTGCGGATGGATCCCGAGCGCCATACCTGCACCTGGAAGAACGAACCGGTCACCCTCACCGTCACCGAGTTCCTGATCCTGCAGGCACTGGCGACGCGTCCCGGCGTGGTGAAAAGCCGCAACGCCCTGATGGACGCCGCCTATGACGATCAGGTCTATGTCGATGACCGCACCATCGACAGCCACATCAAGCGGCTGCGCAAGAAGTTCAAGGTCGTCGACGACGATTTCGAGATGATCGAAACGCTGTACGGTGTCGGCTACCGCTTCAAGGAAACCTGA
- a CDS encoding two-component system sensor histidine kinase ChvG (product_source=KO:K14980; cath_funfam=1.10.287.130,3.30.565.10; cog=COG0642; ko=KO:K14980; pfam=PF00512,PF00672,PF02518,PF13755,PF13756; smart=SM00304,SM00387,SM00388; superfamily=158472,55874; transmembrane_helix_parts=Outside_1_59,TMhelix_60_79,Inside_80_290,TMhelix_291_313,Outside_314_603) — MALLDRTQPDGSLDADGTSPLAPESDVGTETRGWQRPLGWLGGARRFFVTLTFSSLTRRIVSLNLVGLIALVASILYLSQFRAGLIDARAQSLLVQGEIIAGAIAASATVETNTITIDPDRLLDLKPGETYGAPDELSGLDFPINPERVAPVLRRLISPTKTRARIYDRDGVLILDSRSLYGRGDVLRFELPPPSSEKPGFAERAMIAVRTWLNRGDLPLYRELGPENGNGYQEVQQSLNGQKSSMVRINERGEVIVSVAVPVQRFRAVHGSLMLSTQGDDIDQMVTAERLAILKVFAVAAVVMIVLSLLLASTIAGPVRRLADSAERVRRRIRTRVEIPDFTRRRDEIGHLSGALRDMTDALYNRIEAIEMFAADVSHELKNPLTSLRSAVETLPLARNENSRARLLAVIEHDVKRLDRLISDISDASRLDAELQRNDVAPVDVRRLLTTLTSVANETKLGHDVGVEVRFEGGPKDTFSVPGHDSRLGQVISNLLVNAQSFSTPGGKVRIVCRRLKSDIEITVDDDGPGIGRDALERIFERFYTDRPHQGFGQNSGLGLSISKQIIEAHSGKIWAENRVGPVNAEGEIPVTGARFVIRLPAK; from the coding sequence TTGGCATTGCTGGATCGCACGCAGCCTGATGGAAGTCTGGATGCCGACGGCACGTCGCCGCTGGCACCGGAGTCCGATGTCGGTACCGAGACGCGTGGCTGGCAGCGACCGCTGGGCTGGCTGGGTGGCGCCAGGCGCTTCTTTGTCACCCTGACATTCTCAAGCCTGACCCGTCGTATCGTCTCGCTGAACCTCGTCGGCCTGATCGCGCTGGTCGCCAGCATCCTCTACCTCTCGCAGTTCCGCGCCGGCCTGATCGACGCCCGCGCGCAGAGCCTGCTGGTACAGGGCGAAATCATCGCCGGCGCGATTGCGGCGTCCGCGACCGTCGAGACCAACACCATCACTATCGATCCCGACCGGTTGCTCGATCTCAAGCCAGGCGAGACCTATGGCGCGCCCGACGAGCTGTCCGGCCTGGATTTTCCGATCAATCCGGAGCGCGTCGCGCCGGTGCTGCGGCGACTGATCTCACCGACCAAGACCCGCGCCCGGATCTATGACCGCGATGGCGTGCTGATCCTGGACAGCCGCAGCCTCTATGGCCGCGGCGACGTGCTGCGCTTCGAATTGCCACCGCCCTCGAGCGAGAAGCCGGGCTTTGCCGAGCGCGCGATGATCGCAGTGCGTACCTGGCTCAACCGCGGCGACCTGCCGCTGTACCGCGAACTCGGGCCGGAGAACGGCAACGGCTATCAGGAAGTCCAGCAGTCGCTCAACGGCCAGAAGAGCAGCATGGTGCGCATCAACGAGCGCGGCGAGGTTATCGTCTCGGTCGCGGTGCCGGTGCAGCGGTTCCGCGCCGTGCACGGCTCGCTGATGCTGTCCACGCAAGGCGACGACATCGACCAGATGGTCACCGCCGAGCGCCTCGCGATTCTGAAGGTATTCGCCGTCGCCGCCGTGGTGATGATTGTGCTGTCGCTGCTGCTCGCCAGCACCATCGCCGGTCCCGTCCGGCGGCTCGCCGACAGCGCCGAGCGAGTCCGCCGCCGCATCCGCACCCGCGTCGAGATTCCCGATTTCACCCGCCGCCGCGACGAGATCGGACATCTCTCCGGCGCGCTGCGCGACATGACCGACGCGCTGTACAACCGCATTGAGGCGATCGAGATGTTCGCCGCCGACGTCTCACACGAATTGAAGAATCCGCTGACCTCGCTGCGCTCGGCAGTGGAGACCCTGCCGCTGGCCAGGAACGAGAACAGCCGCGCCCGTCTGCTCGCCGTGATCGAGCACGACGTGAAGCGATTGGACCGGCTGATATCAGACATTTCCGACGCCAGCCGTCTTGACGCCGAATTGCAGCGCAACGACGTTGCGCCGGTGGATGTCCGCCGCCTGCTCACGACGCTGACCTCGGTGGCCAACGAGACCAAGCTCGGCCACGATGTCGGCGTCGAAGTCCGCTTCGAGGGTGGCCCGAAAGATACCTTCTCGGTGCCCGGCCATGATTCGCGGCTAGGCCAGGTGATCTCCAATCTGCTGGTCAACGCACAGTCATTCTCGACGCCCGGCGGCAAGGTGCGGATCGTCTGCCGGCGATTGAAATCCGATATTGAAATCACGGTCGATGACGATGGCCCCGGTATCGGACGCGACGCACTGGAGCGGATTTTCGAGCGGTTTTACACCGACCGACCGCATCAGGGTTTCGGCCAGAATTCCGGCCTCGGTCTCTCGATCTCGAAACAGATCATTGAAGCCCATAGCGGAAAGATCTGGGCGGAAAACCGTGTTGGTCCGGTCAATGCCGAGGGCGAGATCCCGGTCACCGGCGCCCGCTTCGTGATCCGGTTGCCCGCCAAATGA
- a CDS encoding HPr kinase/phosphorylase (product_source=KO:K06023; cath_funfam=2.30.30.320; cog=COG1493; ko=KO:K06023; pfam=PF07475; superfamily=53795): protein MTADGKSTHASAVLVGDRAVLIRGLSGSGKSRLVFDLILAGHAGQTPEAMLIGDDRVILEAKDGRLWVRPAPELAGLIEIRGLGIRRFDFAAEAIVGLVVDLAASDAARLPQPDALRITLAGVELPRIPVGEGFSPLPLVVAALTTIESSTCRDPLDDCSKGIGNHISPTIATE from the coding sequence ATGACGGCGGACGGTAAAAGCACCCACGCTTCGGCCGTGCTGGTCGGCGACCGCGCGGTGCTGATCCGCGGCCTCTCGGGCTCCGGGAAGTCCCGGCTGGTATTCGACCTGATCCTGGCCGGCCATGCCGGGCAGACCCCCGAGGCAATGCTGATCGGAGACGACCGGGTGATTCTGGAGGCCAAGGACGGGCGGCTCTGGGTGCGCCCGGCGCCGGAGCTGGCCGGGCTGATTGAAATTCGCGGGCTGGGTATCCGCCGGTTCGACTTCGCCGCCGAGGCGATTGTGGGGCTGGTCGTGGATCTCGCCGCCAGCGACGCCGCGCGCCTGCCACAGCCTGATGCGTTGCGAATTACCCTCGCCGGGGTCGAATTGCCCCGGATTCCGGTCGGAGAAGGCTTTTCACCCTTACCATTGGTTGTAGCGGCGCTGACGACAATCGAAAGTTCGACGTGCCGGGACCCTCTGGATGATTGTTCGAAGGGAATTGGTAACCATATTAGTCCCACTATCGCCACCGAATAG